In Massilia forsythiae, one DNA window encodes the following:
- a CDS encoding SGNH/GDSL hydrolase family protein, translating into MRKTSFALALLTAAVLAACGGNGPRGGDQTPATKFSAQVTFGDSLSDVGTYAVGTVKALGGGKFTINGDNTTVNPEFTGKNWTEYVAAQLGLPAPCAAQTGLNGSAAAGFSVPVTFNTNCYNYAQGGSRVTAPIGPNNAAVNPTLGLTTVPVVTQIANHLAKSGGKFSGTEVVTVLAGGNDVLFQLGALQTAATAAGTAAGATAFATSLATQLAAGATNPATAAQSIGLAIQTEAARTGHTDTTIVQAAVGAAVQAGYTAAAQPAVYGPIVAKAQAAATAAGTTAGANYAAANGAAIVTALGTAGAELAALVKNQIIAKGANYVVVNALPDVAGTPSGKAQSADTQKLIAAAVDAFNTQLKNGIAGETKALYVDLYAISHDQVTNPAPYGLTNTTTPACGPNQLGTSSLVCTKSNVIAGDVSHYMFADEIHPTPFENSLIARYVLLQMSGKGWL; encoded by the coding sequence ATGCGTAAGACCTCATTTGCGCTCGCGCTGTTGACTGCCGCGGTGCTCGCGGCCTGCGGCGGCAACGGCCCGCGCGGCGGCGACCAGACCCCGGCAACCAAGTTCAGCGCCCAGGTCACGTTCGGCGACAGCCTGTCCGACGTCGGCACCTATGCCGTCGGCACCGTCAAGGCCCTCGGCGGCGGCAAGTTCACCATCAACGGCGACAACACCACGGTCAATCCGGAATTCACCGGCAAGAACTGGACCGAATACGTGGCGGCCCAGCTCGGCCTGCCGGCGCCGTGCGCCGCCCAGACCGGCCTGAACGGCAGTGCCGCCGCAGGCTTCTCGGTCCCGGTCACCTTCAACACCAACTGCTACAACTATGCCCAGGGCGGCTCGCGCGTGACCGCGCCGATCGGCCCCAACAACGCAGCGGTGAACCCGACCCTCGGCCTGACCACGGTGCCGGTCGTGACCCAGATCGCCAACCACCTGGCCAAGAGCGGCGGCAAGTTCAGCGGCACCGAAGTGGTGACCGTGCTGGCCGGCGGCAACGACGTGTTGTTCCAGCTGGGCGCCCTGCAGACGGCGGCCACCGCCGCCGGCACGGCCGCCGGCGCCACCGCCTTCGCCACCTCGCTGGCCACCCAGCTGGCCGCCGGCGCGACCAACCCGGCCACCGCCGCGCAATCGATCGGCCTGGCGATCCAGACCGAAGCCGCGCGCACCGGCCATACCGACACCACCATCGTGCAGGCCGCCGTCGGCGCCGCCGTCCAGGCCGGCTACACCGCCGCCGCGCAACCGGCCGTGTACGGTCCGATCGTCGCCAAGGCGCAAGCCGCCGCCACCGCCGCCGGCACCACCGCGGGCGCCAACTACGCCGCCGCCAACGGCGCCGCCATCGTCACCGCGCTCGGCACTGCCGGCGCCGAACTGGCGGCCCTGGTCAAGAACCAGATCATCGCCAAGGGCGCCAACTACGTGGTGGTGAACGCGCTGCCGGACGTCGCCGGCACCCCGTCGGGCAAGGCGCAGTCGGCCGATACCCAGAAGCTGATCGCCGCCGCCGTCGACGCCTTCAACACCCAGCTGAAGAACGGCATCGCCGGCGAGACCAAGGCGCTGTACGTCGACCTGTACGCCATCAGCCACGACCAGGTGACCAACCCGGCCCCGTACGGCCTGACCAACACCACCACCCCGGCCTGCGGCCCGAACCAGCTCGGCACCAGCTCGCTGGTCTGCACCAAGTCCAACGTGATCGCCGGCGACGTCAGCCACTACATGTTCGCCGACGAGATCCACCCGACCCCGTTCGAGAACTCGCTGATCGCGCGCTACGTGCTGCTGCAGATGAGCGGCAAGGGCTGGCTGTAA
- a CDS encoding phosphoribosylaminoimidazolesuccinocarboxamide synthase, with the protein MKSLYQSTISSLPLLGHGKVRDNYAVGDDKILIVTTDRLSAFDVVMNEPIPGKGMVLNQMSDFWFDKLGHIVPNHLTGIAPESVVAPGEVEQVKGRAVVAKRLKPILVEAVVRGYIIGSGWKDYQATGSVCGIELPAGLRQADKLPQPLFTPAAKADLGEHDENISFAEMEERIGAELAAKMRDISIQLYTAAADYAATRGIIIADTKFEFGLDDDGVLHLMDEVLTADSSRFWPADSYAPGMSPPSYDKQFVRDYLETLTDWHKTPPAPTLPQDVIDKTQAKYFEAIERLTGEKLKA; encoded by the coding sequence ATGAAAAGCCTTTATCAGTCCACTATTTCCTCCCTGCCATTGCTCGGCCACGGCAAAGTCCGTGACAACTACGCCGTCGGCGACGACAAGATCCTGATCGTCACCACCGACCGCCTGTCGGCCTTCGACGTCGTCATGAACGAGCCGATCCCGGGCAAGGGCATGGTGCTGAACCAGATGAGCGATTTCTGGTTCGACAAGCTCGGCCACATCGTGCCGAACCACCTGACCGGCATTGCTCCGGAATCGGTGGTGGCGCCCGGGGAAGTGGAGCAGGTGAAGGGCCGCGCCGTGGTCGCCAAGCGCCTGAAGCCGATCCTGGTGGAGGCGGTGGTGCGCGGCTACATCATCGGTTCCGGCTGGAAGGATTACCAGGCCACGGGCAGCGTGTGCGGCATCGAATTGCCGGCCGGCCTGCGCCAGGCCGACAAGCTGCCGCAACCGCTGTTCACCCCGGCCGCCAAGGCCGACCTGGGCGAGCACGACGAGAACATCAGCTTCGCCGAGATGGAAGAGCGCATCGGCGCCGAACTGGCCGCCAAGATGCGCGACATCAGTATCCAGCTCTACACGGCCGCGGCCGACTACGCCGCCACGCGCGGCATCATCATCGCCGACACCAAGTTCGAGTTCGGCCTGGACGACGACGGCGTGCTGCACCTGATGGACGAAGTGCTGACCGCGGATTCGTCGCGCTTCTGGCCGGCCGATTCGTACGCGCCGGGCATGTCGCCGCCGTCGTACGACAAGCAGTTCGTGCGCGACTACCTGGAAACCCTGACCGACTGGCACAAGACCCCGCCGGCGCCAACGCTGCCGCAGGACGTGATCGACAAGACCCAGGCCAAGTACTTCGAGGCCATCGAACGCCTGACCGGCGAAAAGCTGAAGGCCTGA
- a CDS encoding L-threonylcarbamoyladenylate synthase: METNRQQGQEPSAADIDAAAALAAGRLVAFPTETVYGLGADAENPAAVAAIYAAKGRPQDHPVIVHVAPGAALDHWACDIPDEARRLAAAFWPGPLTMILKRAPGIPDAVSGGQDTVGIRCPSHPVALRLLQAFKGGQGGVAAPSANKFGHVSPTTARHVIDEFGPPGAGSALAAVLDGGQSQVGIESTIVDLSRLATIGPVLLRPGHIGAEAIAAVIGRMPARPDAAAPRASGTLESHYAPRTPVAMLDKDELATVLAQLTAAGRKLALIHHAASPAGVRAHLQLPATPEGYAHALYAALRAMDGAGADLILVEAPPQDDAWLGVNDRLRRAAHGSSGVIARLINNTLAS, translated from the coding sequence ATGGAAACCAACCGACAGCAGGGGCAGGAGCCCTCCGCCGCCGACATCGACGCCGCCGCCGCACTCGCGGCGGGCCGACTGGTGGCATTCCCGACCGAGACCGTGTACGGCCTCGGCGCCGACGCCGAGAACCCGGCCGCGGTGGCCGCCATCTACGCCGCCAAGGGCCGGCCGCAGGACCACCCGGTGATCGTGCACGTGGCGCCCGGCGCCGCGCTCGACCACTGGGCCTGCGACATACCCGACGAAGCGCGGCGCCTGGCGGCGGCCTTCTGGCCGGGACCGCTCACCATGATCCTGAAACGCGCGCCCGGCATTCCGGACGCCGTCTCCGGCGGGCAGGACACGGTCGGCATCCGCTGCCCGTCGCACCCGGTCGCGCTGCGCCTGCTGCAGGCGTTCAAGGGCGGGCAGGGCGGGGTGGCGGCGCCGTCGGCCAACAAGTTCGGCCACGTCAGCCCGACCACGGCGCGCCACGTCATCGACGAGTTCGGCCCTCCCGGCGCGGGTTCTGCGCTGGCGGCGGTGCTGGACGGCGGCCAGAGCCAGGTCGGCATCGAATCGACCATCGTCGACCTGTCGCGCCTGGCCACGATCGGTCCGGTGCTGCTGCGTCCCGGCCACATCGGTGCCGAGGCGATCGCCGCCGTCATCGGCCGCATGCCGGCGCGCCCGGATGCGGCCGCGCCGCGCGCGTCCGGCACGCTCGAATCGCACTATGCGCCGCGCACGCCGGTGGCAATGCTGGATAAGGACGAACTGGCAACCGTGTTGGCACAGTTGACCGCTGCGGGACGCAAGCTGGCGCTGATCCATCATGCCGCCTCGCCCGCGGGCGTGCGCGCCCACCTGCAGTTGCCGGCCACGCCCGAAGGCTATGCGCACGCGCTGTATGCGGCGCTGCGCGCGATGGACGGCGCCGGCGCCGACCTGATCCTGGTCGAGGCGCCGCCGCAGGACGATGCCTGGCTGGGCGTCAACGACCGCCTGCGCCGCGCCGCGCACGGCTCGAGCGGCGTGATTGCGCGTCTGATAAACAACACACTCGCATCGTAA
- a CDS encoding OmpW/AlkL family protein — translation MNVRINVVKALVAAGALAVAAGASAQTKGQWAVSVGVNQITPKVESGPISAPALPNSFGDVGKDTQPVVIFNYGITDNISAEAAIGTPYKHKIYGAGAIAEGGQLGTVEALPPTLFVQYRFFEPNAVVRPFVGLGATYAYFQKETGSFRMTALTNPGGSATTFSIDNKFTVSGQIGATWNVNEKWIANAAFIKTRLRTDVHFSTGQMQHMKLDPNSVMLSVGYKF, via the coding sequence ATGAATGTTCGTATCAACGTCGTGAAAGCGCTGGTCGCGGCGGGCGCGCTGGCGGTGGCGGCCGGCGCCTCGGCCCAGACCAAGGGGCAGTGGGCCGTGTCGGTGGGCGTCAACCAGATCACCCCGAAGGTCGAGAGCGGTCCGATCTCGGCGCCGGCGCTGCCGAATTCCTTCGGCGACGTGGGCAAGGACACCCAGCCGGTCGTGATCTTCAACTACGGCATCACCGACAACATCTCGGCCGAAGCCGCGATCGGCACGCCCTATAAACACAAGATCTACGGCGCCGGCGCGATCGCCGAAGGCGGCCAGCTGGGCACGGTCGAGGCGCTGCCGCCGACCCTGTTCGTGCAATACCGCTTCTTCGAGCCGAACGCGGTCGTGCGTCCGTTCGTCGGCCTGGGCGCCACCTATGCGTACTTCCAGAAGGAAACCGGTTCGTTCCGCATGACGGCGCTGACCAACCCGGGCGGTTCGGCCACCACCTTCAGCATCGACAACAAGTTCACCGTGTCCGGCCAGATCGGCGCGACCTGGAACGTCAACGAGAAATGGATCGCCAACGCCGCCTTCATCAAGACCCGCCTGCGCACCGACGTGCATTTCTCGACCGGCCAGATGCAGCACATGAAGCTGGATCCGAATTCGGTGATGCTGTCGGTGGGTTACAAGTTCTAA
- a CDS encoding alpha/beta hydrolase family protein yields MRPFSTLAAGLGLGFLLAACGGGTTTGGTPAGVANPAPLPGVTRGSLVGQAASVAVNVGGNALTTLSPSVLAGFLESAQQGTLAVAGQPQCAVSVYRVHYNTVGGAGEATDASAAVFVPSGSGNSCANSRPVLLYAHGTSLQKSYDMADIANNTEARLAAAVFAAQGFIVVAPNYAGYGGSSLGYHAYLDRVQQSADMIDALRAARSSFTAIGARDSGKLVLSGYSQGGYVALATQRAMQDLGTAEFTPSAVGGMSGPYALSRFGDELFGGAPRNGATVIVPLIINAGQHASAALYNTPADVYEAPYFATIADLVPGTLGSGDLVGQGKLPATALFAADSLPQSTGYTQYFGAGNLIRSAYRAGYLADVAAHPCEQSAAAPLSCAPAHNLRKWLIRNDLRSYAPGAPTLLCGGHDDPTVPYFNTSTAGAYFRARGANVTELDIDDTPGLNDPYRTAKAGFVAAKAVLRLASGSAAVEASYHAGLVAPFCMAATRDYFQSVLSR; encoded by the coding sequence ATGCGTCCGTTTTCCACCCTGGCTGCCGGCCTCGGCCTGGGCTTTTTGCTTGCCGCCTGCGGCGGCGGCACCACCACCGGCGGCACCCCGGCCGGGGTCGCCAATCCCGCGCCCTTGCCCGGCGTCACGCGCGGCAGCCTGGTCGGCCAGGCCGCATCGGTCGCCGTCAATGTCGGCGGCAACGCCTTGACCACGCTGTCGCCGTCGGTGCTGGCCGGCTTCCTGGAATCGGCCCAGCAGGGCACGCTGGCGGTGGCCGGCCAGCCGCAGTGCGCGGTGTCGGTGTACCGCGTGCACTACAACACCGTCGGCGGGGCGGGCGAGGCGACCGACGCCAGCGCCGCCGTGTTCGTGCCTTCGGGCAGCGGCAATTCTTGCGCCAATTCGCGTCCGGTGCTGCTGTACGCGCACGGCACCTCGTTACAGAAATCCTACGACATGGCCGACATCGCCAACAATACCGAGGCGCGCCTGGCCGCGGCCGTGTTCGCGGCGCAGGGCTTCATCGTGGTGGCGCCCAACTACGCCGGCTACGGCGGTTCTAGCCTGGGCTACCACGCCTATCTCGACCGCGTGCAGCAGTCGGCCGACATGATCGATGCGCTGCGCGCGGCGCGCAGTTCGTTCACGGCGATCGGCGCGCGCGACTCCGGCAAGCTGGTGCTGTCCGGCTATTCGCAGGGAGGCTACGTGGCGCTGGCGACCCAGCGCGCGATGCAGGACCTCGGCACCGCCGAATTCACGCCGAGCGCGGTGGGCGGCATGTCCGGCCCGTACGCCTTGAGCCGCTTCGGCGACGAGCTGTTCGGCGGCGCGCCACGCAACGGCGCCACCGTCATCGTTCCCTTGATCATCAACGCCGGCCAGCACGCCAGCGCCGCGCTGTATAACACGCCGGCCGACGTCTACGAGGCGCCGTATTTCGCCACCATCGCCGACCTGGTGCCGGGCACCCTCGGCAGCGGCGACCTGGTCGGCCAGGGCAAGCTGCCGGCCACGGCCCTGTTCGCGGCCGATTCCTTGCCGCAGAGCACCGGCTATACCCAGTACTTCGGCGCCGGCAACCTGATCCGCAGCGCTTACCGCGCCGGCTACCTGGCCGACGTGGCGGCGCACCCGTGCGAGCAAAGCGCGGCGGCGCCGCTGTCATGCGCGCCCGCGCACAACCTGCGCAAGTGGCTGATCCGCAACGACCTGCGCAGCTATGCGCCGGGCGCGCCGACGCTGCTGTGCGGCGGCCACGACGACCCCACCGTACCGTATTTCAATACCAGCACGGCCGGCGCCTATTTCCGCGCGCGCGGCGCCAACGTGACCGAGCTCGATATCGACGACACGCCCGGCCTGAACGATCCGTACCGCACAGCCAAGGCCGGCTTCGTGGCGGCCAAGGCGGTGCTGCGGCTGGCGTCCGGCAGCGCCGCGGTGGAGGCGAGTTACCACGCCGGCCTGGTGGCGCCTTTCTGCATGGCTGCAACACGCGACTATTTTCAGTCGGTATTGTCGCGTTAA
- a CDS encoding flavin reductase family protein produces MNTSSPRAAERGFDSAHFRQALSQFATGVTVITTRLADGTFRGLTASSFNSVSLEPPLVLWSLASAANSLPIFSGNSHYVINVLSAGQEELARRFSRRGVDPFDEADYELSRTGQPILKGVSAWFECHNRSRYPEGDHVIFVGEVEDCAVSPQSALLFHGGQFGRT; encoded by the coding sequence ATGAATACCAGCTCTCCTCGCGCAGCCGAACGCGGCTTCGATTCCGCCCATTTCCGCCAAGCGCTTTCCCAGTTCGCCACCGGGGTCACCGTGATCACCACGCGCCTGGCCGACGGCACCTTCCGCGGCCTGACCGCGAGTTCATTCAATTCGGTCTCGCTGGAGCCGCCGCTGGTGCTGTGGAGCCTGGCCAGCGCGGCCAACAGCCTGCCCATCTTCAGCGGCAATTCGCATTACGTGATCAACGTGCTGTCGGCCGGCCAGGAAGAACTGGCGCGCCGCTTCTCGCGCCGCGGCGTCGACCCGTTCGACGAAGCCGACTACGAACTGTCGCGCACCGGCCAGCCGATCCTGAAGGGCGTCAGCGCCTGGTTCGAATGCCACAACCGCAGCCGCTACCCCGAAGGCGACCACGTCATCTTCGTCGGCGAAGTCGAGGACTGCGCCGTTTCTCCCCAATCCGCCCTGCTCTTCCACGGCGGCCAGTTCGGCCGTACCTAG
- the fba gene encoding class II fructose-bisphosphate aldolase (catalyzes the reversible aldol condensation of dihydroxyacetonephosphate and glyceraldehyde 3-phosphate in the Calvin cycle, glycolysis, and/or gluconeogenesis) codes for MALVSLRQLLDHAAEHGYGLPAFNVNNLEQVQAIMAAADATNSPVIMQASAGARKYAGEAFLRHLIDAAVEAYPHIPVVMHQDHGQSPAVCMAAIRSGFSSVMMDGSLEADGKSVASYEYNVEVSKEVVKFAHSIGVTVEAELGVLGSLETMKGDKEDGHGADRTMTREELLTDVAQAADFVARTQCDALAIAIGTSHGAYKFTRKPTGDILAIDRIKEIHARIPNTHLVMHGSSSVPQELLAIIREFGGDMKETYGVPVEEIQEGIKHGVRKINIDTDIRLAMTAAIRKYLFENPAKFDPRDYLKPAREAATLVCKARYVSFGCEGMASKIKPVPLDKMAERYKAGELAQIVQ; via the coding sequence ATGGCACTCGTATCACTGCGTCAACTACTGGACCACGCCGCCGAACACGGTTACGGCTTGCCGGCCTTTAACGTCAACAACCTGGAACAGGTGCAGGCCATCATGGCCGCCGCCGACGCCACCAACAGCCCGGTGATCATGCAGGCGTCCGCCGGCGCCCGCAAATATGCCGGCGAAGCCTTCTTGCGCCACCTGATCGACGCCGCCGTCGAGGCCTATCCGCACATCCCGGTGGTCATGCACCAGGACCACGGCCAGTCGCCGGCGGTGTGCATGGCGGCGATCCGCTCCGGCTTCTCGTCGGTGATGATGGACGGTTCGCTGGAAGCCGACGGCAAGTCGGTCGCTTCGTACGAGTACAACGTCGAGGTGTCGAAGGAAGTGGTGAAATTCGCGCACTCGATCGGCGTCACCGTCGAAGCCGAACTGGGCGTGCTCGGTTCGCTGGAAACCATGAAGGGCGACAAGGAAGACGGCCACGGCGCGGACCGCACCATGACCCGCGAAGAGCTGCTGACCGACGTGGCGCAGGCCGCCGACTTCGTGGCGCGCACCCAATGCGACGCGCTGGCGATCGCCATCGGCACCTCGCACGGCGCCTACAAGTTTACCCGCAAGCCGACCGGCGACATCCTGGCCATCGACCGCATCAAGGAAATCCACGCGCGCATCCCGAACACCCACCTGGTGATGCACGGTTCCTCGTCGGTGCCGCAGGAACTGCTGGCGATCATCCGCGAATTCGGCGGCGACATGAAGGAAACCTATGGCGTGCCGGTCGAGGAAATCCAGGAAGGCATCAAGCACGGCGTCCGCAAGATCAACATCGACACCGACATCCGCCTGGCGATGACGGCCGCGATCCGCAAGTACCTGTTCGAGAACCCGGCGAAATTCGACCCGCGCGACTACCTGAAACCGGCGCGCGAAGCCGCGACCCTGGTGTGCAAGGCGCGCTACGTGTCGTTCGGCTGCGAAGGCATGGCGTCCAAGATCAAGCCAGTACCGCTGGACAAGATGGCCGAGCGCTATAAGGCGGGCGAGCTGGCGCAGATCGTTCAGTAA
- the purE gene encoding 5-(carboxyamino)imidazole ribonucleotide mutase: protein MVETMQNGTDKPLVGVIMGSSSDWDVMQNAVAILQQFGVPHEALVISAHRMPDEMFAYAEGARARGLRAIIAGAGGAAHLPGMVAAKTIVPVLGVPVPSKYLRGEDSLLSIVQMPKGVPVSTFAIGEAGAANAALTAVAILAAGDDVLAERLQAFRAQQTAAAKAMTLPPAP from the coding sequence ATGGTAGAGACGATGCAGAACGGTACGGACAAGCCGCTGGTCGGCGTGATCATGGGTTCCAGCTCGGACTGGGACGTGATGCAGAACGCGGTGGCGATCCTTCAACAGTTCGGCGTGCCGCACGAGGCGCTGGTGATCTCGGCGCACCGCATGCCGGACGAGATGTTCGCGTATGCGGAAGGCGCGCGCGCGCGCGGCTTGCGCGCGATCATCGCCGGCGCCGGCGGCGCCGCCCACCTGCCGGGCATGGTGGCCGCCAAGACCATCGTGCCGGTGCTGGGCGTGCCGGTGCCGTCGAAATACCTGCGCGGCGAGGATTCGCTGCTGTCGATCGTGCAGATGCCGAAGGGCGTGCCGGTGTCGACCTTCGCCATCGGCGAGGCCGGGGCCGCCAACGCCGCGCTGACCGCGGTCGCCATCCTGGCCGCCGGCGACGACGTGCTGGCCGAGCGCCTGCAAGCGTTCCGTGCCCAGCAGACCGCCGCCGCCAAGGCCATGACCCTGCCGCCCGCGCCATGA
- a CDS encoding 5-(carboxyamino)imidazole ribonucleotide synthase: MNDQHSTPQSAQHSSPVLPTANPPAWLGVMGGGQLGRMFAQAAQSMGYQVAVLEPGSDSPAGQVAQRQIDAGYDDGAGLDALAARCAAVTTEFENVPADSLARLAERVFVAPGAHGVSVAQDRIAEKRFFVACADKSGVLPAPHKVIAAQQDIDAIADELLPGILKTVRMGYDGKGQVRVRSRDEVRAAFESMGQVTCLLEKMLPLAYEVSVLTARGADGMSVVYPIAENVHRDGILFTTTVPGPNVSDACAKQAQDAARAIVAELGYVGVLCIEFFVLDDGSLVVNEMAPRPHNSGHYTIDACVTSQFAQQVRAMARLPLGDVRQHSPAVMLNILGDVWFAEGSDTAREPAWERVLALPGAHLHLYGKDDPRRGRKMGHVTFVAPTLEQARQQLDAACAILDIAP, encoded by the coding sequence ATGAACGACCAGCATTCCACGCCGCAGTCCGCGCAGCATTCCTCACCAGTGCTGCCGACCGCCAACCCGCCGGCCTGGCTCGGCGTGATGGGCGGCGGCCAGCTCGGCCGCATGTTCGCCCAGGCCGCGCAGAGCATGGGCTACCAGGTTGCCGTGCTGGAGCCGGGCAGCGATTCGCCGGCCGGGCAGGTGGCCCAGCGGCAGATCGACGCCGGCTACGACGATGGCGCCGGCCTGGATGCGCTGGCCGCGCGCTGCGCCGCCGTCACCACCGAATTCGAGAACGTGCCGGCCGACAGCCTGGCGCGCCTGGCCGAGCGCGTGTTCGTGGCGCCCGGCGCGCACGGCGTATCGGTGGCCCAGGACCGCATCGCCGAAAAGCGTTTCTTCGTTGCCTGCGCCGACAAATCCGGCGTGTTGCCGGCGCCGCACAAGGTGATCGCCGCGCAGCAGGACATCGACGCCATCGCCGACGAGCTGCTGCCCGGTATCCTCAAAACCGTGCGCATGGGCTACGACGGCAAGGGGCAGGTGCGGGTGCGCTCGCGCGACGAGGTGCGCGCCGCGTTCGAGTCCATGGGCCAGGTCACCTGCTTGCTGGAAAAGATGCTGCCGCTGGCCTACGAGGTATCCGTGCTGACCGCGCGCGGCGCCGACGGCATGTCCGTGGTGTATCCGATCGCCGAAAACGTGCACCGCGACGGCATCCTGTTCACCACCACCGTGCCGGGTCCGAACGTGTCGGATGCGTGCGCGAAACAGGCGCAGGATGCGGCCCGTGCGATCGTGGCCGAGCTCGGCTACGTGGGCGTGCTGTGCATCGAATTCTTCGTGCTGGACGACGGTTCCCTGGTGGTCAACGAAATGGCGCCGCGCCCGCACAACAGCGGCCACTACACGATCGATGCCTGCGTCACCAGCCAGTTCGCGCAGCAGGTGCGGGCGATGGCGCGCCTGCCGCTGGGCGACGTGCGCCAGCATTCGCCGGCGGTGATGCTGAACATCCTGGGCGACGTCTGGTTCGCGGAAGGCAGCGATACGGCGCGCGAACCGGCCTGGGAGCGCGTGCTGGCGCTGCCCGGCGCCCACCTGCACCTGTACGGCAAGGACGATCCGCGCCGCGGCCGCAAGATGGGCCACGTCACCTTCGTCGCGCCGACGCTGGAGCAGGCCCGGCAACAACTGGATGCCGCCTGCGCCATCCTGGACATCGCCCCTTGA
- the pyk gene encoding pyruvate kinase produces MYRGTKIVATIGPASTDFDILVKMIRAGVDVVRLNFSHGKAQDHIDRAALVRRAAAECSREVAIMADMQGPKIRVGKFEEGKIFLNNGDAFILDAKWGENGELGNQERVGLDYKALPRDVKPGDRLLLNDGLIVLVVDKVVGHEIYTTTKVGGELSNNKGINRQGGGLTAPALTAKDMEDIKTAMSFQADYLAISFPKSATDMEMARQLANIAGEPFGHKPMMIAKIERAEAIPVLQEILDASDGIMVARGDLAVEVGNAAVPALQKRMIKMARESNKLAITATQMMESMIVNAVPTRAEVSDVANAVLDGTDAVMTSAETASGKYPVETVEMMSAICVEAERSEYNKLEADFLNVQFTRIDQSIAYGTLFTAHHLRVKAIVALTESGSTALWMSRHSIDTPIYALTPLQNTQRKASLYRNVQAFHLLQEGGSHAVLRKAEELLMREGVVRKGDLIVVTWGSPMGQAGGTNALKIVRVGEFD; encoded by the coding sequence ATGTACCGTGGCACCAAGATCGTAGCAACCATCGGCCCCGCTTCGACCGACTTCGATATCCTCGTCAAAATGATCCGCGCCGGCGTCGACGTCGTGCGCTTGAATTTTTCGCACGGCAAGGCGCAAGACCATATCGACCGCGCGGCCCTGGTGCGCCGCGCCGCCGCCGAATGCAGCCGCGAGGTCGCGATCATGGCCGACATGCAGGGTCCGAAGATCCGTGTCGGCAAGTTTGAAGAAGGCAAGATCTTCCTGAACAATGGCGATGCCTTCATCCTGGACGCCAAGTGGGGAGAGAACGGCGAACTGGGCAACCAGGAACGCGTCGGCCTCGACTACAAGGCGCTGCCGCGCGACGTCAAGCCGGGCGACCGCCTGTTGCTGAACGACGGCTTGATCGTGCTGGTCGTCGACAAGGTGGTGGGCCACGAGATCTATACCACGACCAAGGTCGGCGGCGAACTGTCGAACAACAAGGGCATCAACCGCCAGGGCGGCGGCCTGACCGCGCCGGCATTGACCGCCAAGGACATGGAAGACATCAAGACCGCGATGAGCTTCCAGGCCGACTACCTGGCGATCTCGTTCCCGAAGAGCGCCACCGACATGGAAATGGCGCGCCAGCTGGCCAACATCGCCGGCGAGCCGTTCGGCCACAAGCCGATGATGATCGCCAAGATCGAGCGCGCCGAAGCGATTCCGGTGCTGCAGGAAATCCTGGACGCGTCGGACGGCATCATGGTGGCGCGCGGCGACCTGGCGGTGGAAGTCGGCAACGCCGCGGTGCCGGCGCTGCAAAAGCGCATGATCAAGATGGCGCGCGAATCGAACAAGCTGGCGATCACCGCGACCCAGATGATGGAATCGATGATCGTCAACGCCGTGCCGACCCGCGCTGAAGTCTCGGACGTGGCGAATGCCGTGCTGGACGGCACCGACGCCGTGATGACCTCGGCCGAGACCGCGTCCGGCAAGTACCCGGTCGAGACCGTCGAGATGATGTCGGCGATCTGCGTCGAAGCCGAGCGCTCCGAATACAACAAGCTGGAAGCCGATTTCCTGAACGTGCAGTTCACCCGGATCGACCAGTCGATCGCCTACGGCACGCTGTTCACCGCGCACCACCTGCGCGTAAAAGCGATCGTGGCGCTGACCGAATCCGGCTCGACCGCGCTGTGGATGAGCCGCCACTCGATCGACACGCCGATCTATGCACTGACCCCGCTGCAGAACACCCAGCGCAAGGCTTCGCTGTACCGCAACGTGCAGGCCTTCCACCTGCTGCAGGAAGGCGGCAGCCATGCGGTCTTGCGCAAGGCCGAGGAACTGCTGATGCGCGAAGGTGTCGTACGCAAGGGCGACCTGATCGTTGTGACCTGGGGCTCGCCGATGGGCCAGGCCGGCGGTACCAATGCGCTCAAGATCGTGCGCGTGGGCGAATTCGATTAA